A window of Diospyros lotus cultivar Yz01 chromosome 14, ASM1463336v1, whole genome shotgun sequence contains these coding sequences:
- the LOC127790255 gene encoding argininosuccinate synthase, chloroplastic, giving the protein MAKLQAISPCSSSSSNLCFSGSNRGTFLHPENVCWPKKWSSFQDMGAKASELHGHAVVHSNRNIAKASNNQAIQAVLISEKEIERSDTAPSTNGRFLRRKLNKVVLAYSGGLDTSVIVPWLRENYGCDVVCFTADVGQGVIELDGLEQKAMASGACQLVVKDLKEEFVSDYIFPCLRAGAIYERKYLLGTSMARPVIAKAMVDVAREVGADAVSHGCTGKGNDQVRFELTFFALNPDLKVVSPWREWEIRGREDAIEYAKRHNVPVPVTKKSIYSRDRNLWHLSHEGDVLEDPRNEPKKDMYMLTVDPQDAPNKPEYIEIGIAGGLPVSVNGKHLSPASLLSEVNKIGGKHGIGRVDMIENRIVGMKSRGVYETPGGTILFAAVRELESLTLDRETIQVKDSLALKYAELVYAGRWFDPLRESMDAFMEKITATTTGSVTLKLYKGSVSVAARRSRYSLYRQDISTFESGQIYNQADAAGFIRLYGLPTRVRAMLEN; this is encoded by the exons ATGGCTAAATTGCAGGCCATTTCGCCGTGTTCATCATCTTCCTCCAATCTCTGCTTCTCCGGATCCAACCGAG GGACATTCTTGCATCCTGAAAATGTCTGCTGGCCGAAGAAATGGTCTTCATTTCAAGAT ATGGGGGCGAAAGCGAGTGAGCTCCATGGACACGCGGTTGTTCATAGCAATAGGAATATTGCCAAGGCTAGTAACAACCAAG CTATTCAAGCCGTCTTAATTAGTGAAAAAGAGATCGAAAGATCCGACACTGCCCCGTCTACAAATGGCAGGTTTCTACGCAGAAAACTAAATAAAGTGGTTCTAGCATACAGCGGAGGCTTAGATACCTCCGTCATTGTCCCATGGCTCAg GGAGAACTATGGCTGTGATGTTGTTTGCTTCACTGCAGATGTTGGACAG GGTGTAATTGAATTGGATGGTTTGGAACAAAAGGCCATGGCAAGTGGGGCTTGTCAATTAGTTGTTAAGGATTTGAAGGAGGAATTCGTCAGTGACTACATATTTCCATGTTTGCGTGCTGGTGCTATCTATGAAAGAAAGTACCTGCTGGGGACTTCAATGGCCCGTCCTGTTATTGCAAAG GCCATGGTTGATGTTGCTAGAGAAGTTGGAGCTGATGCTGTTTCTCATGGATGCACAGGGAAGGGAAATGATCAG GTTCGCTTTGAGCTCACTTTCTTTGCCTTAAATCCCGACCTCAAAGTTGTCTCTCCCTGGAGAGAATGGGAAATCAGAGGGAGAGAAGATGCTATTGAATATGCTAAGAGACATAATGTGCCCGTCCCTGTGACAAAGAAATCCATCTACAGCAGAGACAGAAACTTGTGGCATCTCAGTCATGAG GGAGACGTCCTGGAAGATCCTAGGAATGAACCGAAGAAGGATATGTACATGTTGACGGTAGATCCACAGGATGCACCTAATAAACCTGA ATATATAGAAATCGGGATAGCTGGAGGCCTTCCTGTTTCAGTGAATGGAAAGCATCTTTCTCCTGCATCTCTTCTCTCTGAGGTAAATAAAATTGGTGGGAAGCATGGAATTGGCCGTGTGGACATGATCGAAAACCGCATTGTTGGTATGAAGAGCCGTGGTGTGTATGAAACTCCCGGTGGGACCATCCTCTTTGCAGCCGTACGAGAACTCGAGTCTCTAACACTCGATCGTGAGACAATACAAGTTAAAGACTCCCTTGCCCTCAAATACGCCGAGCTGGTGTATGCAGGCAGGTGGTTTGACCCTCTTCGTGAGTCGATGGATGCCTTCATGGAGAAGATCACGGCAACCACCACTGGATCAGTGACACTCAAACTGTACAAAGGCTCTGTCAGTGTAGCTGCCCGTAGAAGCCGGTATAGTCTATACAGGCAAGACATCTCCACATTTGAGAGCGGGCAGATCTACAACCAGGCCGATGCTGCTGGATTCATCCGGCTCTACGGCCTTCCCACCAGGGTTCGGGCAATGCTCGAGAACTAA